AAGATTGTTCTCATTGAACACAATAATTTCCACACAATGACATCTCCAACGTTTATCTTCCATCTGACGTGTTTATTCTTGTGGAAAATGGgtgagttgtgttttttgagaCTACAGATTGAATCTTTTATAGCGTGTGGCCACTCCTGAAGGCACTGCTTTATATGTGTTGATTCATAGGATCACAAAGTGTAATCTGTTCTTCTCTTGTATCGCTTCAGTTCAGATGACCAACCTGGATTCCTCCTCATCTGTGCATCAAGGGCAAAGTTTTCTATCAGTTCAAACTGGGGAAAACTtgactttgaaatgttttcatgaaGCTGGTTCATCAGCAAAGCTTCACTGGTTTAAACACACTCTCGGACAGGAACCAAGGCTCATCTCAACCTACTCCAGGTTAACAAAAGCAACTTTTTATGCTGAATTCCAAAATTCACGCTTCACATTGAATAATGAAACGGATTGGATTCACTTGACGATAACAGATCTGCACATTAATGACTCAGCTACTTACTACTGTGTGAGCAGCAATACACACACAATTGATTTCTTGACGACAACTACTGTCAGTGTGCAGGGTTCTAGTACAAACATCCTAACTTTAGTTCATCAGTCATCAGAGACCATCCAGCCAGGAGGCTCTGTGACTCTGAACTGTACAGTACAAACTGGGACCTGTGATGGACAACACAGTGTTTACTGGTTCAAAGACTCTGAAGAATCTCATCCAGCACTCATTTACACTGATGGAGGCAGCACTGATCAGTGTGAGAGgaaacccaacacacaaacacacacctgtgactaCAACCTGCCGATGGAGAGCCTGAATCCGTCTCATGCTGGGACCTActactgtgctgttgcctcctgtggacacattctgtttgGAAACAGGACCAAACTGGACTTTGAGGGTTAGTGACTTGTTTTAGTCGAGGTTGTTGTATCTAATTGGTGCTTAAAAGAGACGTGTTTCTGCCCTTTATCTCTTTGCAGATGAGGTGGactctcctttctttttctatttcttaAGTGGATCTTTGGTATTCACCAACATCCTAGTTGTTTTAATGGCTCTTTCAGTGTGCGTGATGAACAAGACAGACAGCTGCCAAAGCACAGGTAACTATAGCTGTTTGTATGTGACAGCTTGGTTTCACTTGATGCAgctttttgaataaagagctttttctgttttcagaaTCTCAAGCAAGATATCCAGCTCCCTCCACGGCAAATGCAAAGGTAAATAAAAAACGATTCAACTGCTGCCTTACAatttactaaaataaatgcatcttCCTAGTTTATGGTTTCATGTAATATTGAGCAACTAATATGTAATTTGTTACTAGGTTTACCAAAACAAAGAACTCCTGTATTATCCGGCTTTAAGTGTGCACCTGCACAACGGATCAAGTAGACAGACGGATCAGACCTGGAGTGAATGTGTTTACCACAGCGTGACGCAGTAGAACTGGACATAAGTCCAGTGTGTCCCGcaggatgactttgctattgtgagaattacagaaaagaCATACATTGGATTACTATAAAAGTAGCACCGATTCCAAAAAAGTCCACTGGCGGTCGCactctgtgagtgagcgcatgcgtTAGACCTCCGCACTGCCGGTAGTTCCCTTccattgaggaaaaaaaaaaatcacgtcaGGTCACCGCGCATGCGCGATCGCTTCTGAAAGGAGAGTCTCATTGGGGTGTTTTTTATGTCCGATGTGTTGTGCGCTCCCTGTTGTTCCGTTTGGTAACCCGCTACTGCTCCTGGTTGTTATTATTCGGGCGAGCGCCATGAGTTGGATTGAAAAGTTGAGGGAAAAGCAGCTCGCGAGCCGAAAAAGTCTGTGGACCCCTGCGTTAGACCTTTTGCAACCACGGCGCAGCAGCACCCGCGTGAAAAtgactgtgtccccccccccgtcgtccgTCCGCGCCCCTCCCCTATGATTTTGAACggtctggcccacttgagatCACAGtggtatctggcccaaacctaaCGTGAGTTTAACACCCCTGTTCTACGTGGTCTACAGACAATCAGATCATCTGATGTTTTGTGCTCTacttcatttttgttttctataaccaaaaaaaatgttttttttaatgtgaaatgaatgtcatcagtgataagaaatAAATGTAAGAACAATTTGTAGCACTTTGAAGTGgaatttttgtgtgtgtcagtattcAATTCAGGGGCTTCTTTAGACATGTTTAGCAGAGAGGTTGGTTAACCCCACCCACCAAGTGGTGACAAGAACAGGAAGGTGCTTTTTTGTGTGACCTATAAGCCTGGTGCTGTAGCTGAGAATCTTCAGTTCAAAAGTGTGACTAATAGACTAGTGAAGTTGTCTTCTCTCTCATAAGAAGAAATGTACTTCACATCAAGGCACCACTAAAACGTAATGATGCAAAACATCATTGTACACCCTGAGCCTACAGCGGGTGAAAGAGTTTGCTGGATtccaagggcgtaaccatggtaaTAGACATTgaggggggtccaaatgaatacccttccccataattattttttgttaagtgcattgcctacaaatctatatttatacatgaaaatgtgcacatttaGAACATAGTTTCAAGGACTGCATTGAATATTTGAATTCACATCTAAAGGAATAAAAGGAGAACAGATATTTCACATTTGTtgtgctgtatattgggggagacggattgttttttttctcaatatttggggggacacgacccccacaaagaatgcgtggttacgcccttgctGTATTAGCTCCATCAGAGTATCTCCTTCCAAAGCTTAAAAAATGACCTTTAAGATGCGGCCTCATTTTCTCATTAGCCATTCAGAGCAGACAgtgctttttgggggggtcggggtgggGAAGTTACCGAACAGGGTGTGACATTTCAAGTGATCTATTAGCAGGAGTGAAATACAATATTCATGATTATGTTGTCATTAGTTCCATGAAGTTAAGAATGTGTTTTCAATAGCTTAGAATTAGTCCTTCAAATCTACAAGGAGAGCTGGTCCTCTTCACTAAATGTTTAGTGTTTCACAGCCATGTTTCTATAGTAGCAAAGAATATTTGCACAGatgttttcaatattttacaTTCCCAGGAGGCCACCGTAGTTTACCCTCAAACTTATGGAACTTCTGTAAAGTAAGCCGCCAAGTGCTAAACCGTGGAAACACGCAGCCAACCaccacaaaaaacatgtttatgtaTCAAACCAAATATAAGtatgaaaatgaaagtgaacAAAATGTCTCTCATTTAAGTTACCAGTAATTAGTCCATAATAGTTCATAAAGTTTTGGTAGCACTTCATGCTGGTGAATAAACTGATAAAGAACTGTGAttaatacatttacatgtctaaATAATAAAGTACTGTTATTGTTTAATCAGTACATTGTTATGTCTCCATACTGCAGCTTGAAAAGACAGCTGAGTTTACTTGATATCAATTTATCAAGTAAAGATGCTTTGAGGAAACTGccttaaaacatgtttattttttatacaaatTAGTTACATTTAGTTACAATTATATCAAATTATCTGAACAAGTTGCACAATACACTAATTTGACTCTATAGAAGGCAGTCAGGATGTGATCGAGTAGGATGTACTGTCACTTTGGTTAGCCAATCAAATGCAGTCTTGTGAGTGTGATATGTAGAACAAATGAAGATTGTTCTCATTGAACACAATAATTTCCACACAATGACATCTCCAACGTTTATCTTCCATCTGACGTGTTTATTCTTGTGGAAAATGGgtgagttgtgttttttgagaCTACAGTTTGAATCTTTTATATCGTGTGGCCACTCCTGATGGCACTGCTTCAGATGTGTTGATTCATAGGATCACAAAGTGTAATCTGTTCTTCTCTTGTATCGCTTCAGTTCACACGACCAACCTGgattcctcctcatctgttcatCAAGGGCAAAGTTTTCTATCAGTTCAAACTGGGAAAAACTtgactttgaaatgttttcaagaAGCCGGTTCAGCAGCAAGGCTTCACTGGTTCAAACATACTCTCGGACAGAAACCGAGTCTCATCTCATCCTACCTCAGGTTTACAAAAGGCACTGCTAAATTCCAAAAATCACGCTTCACATTGGATACTGAAAATGATCGGAATCACCTGACGATAACAGATCTGCACATTAATGACTCAGCTACTTACTACTGTGTGAGCAGCAATACACACACAATTGATTTCTTGACGACAACTACTGTCAGTGTACAGGGTTCTAGTACAAACATCCTAACTTTAGTTCATCAGTCACCATCAGAGACCATCCAGCCAGGAGGCTCTGTGACTCTGAACTGTACAGTACAAACTGGGACCTGTGATGGACAACACAGTGTTTACTGGTTCAAAGACTCTGAAGAATCTCATCCAGCACTCATTTACACTGATGGAGGCAGCTCTGATCAGTGTGAGAGgaaacccaacacacaaacacacacctgtgactaCAACCTGCCGATGGAGAACCTGAATCCGTCTCATGCTGGGACCTActactgtgctgttgcctcatgtggacacattctgtttgGAAACAGGACCAAGCTGGACTTTGAAGGCAAGTCATTTTCGATCAGACgttttgttatttattcctCTTCATATAGtcagtacaatacttcaaaggaaatgtacaataaatgcaaagcatttgttattttcttattGAATAATCACCTCGGAAAGGttaatttaatgtattttcattCAACTATTGTCTCCCAATAAGACTTAAGCTGTGTACTGTCTTTGTTTCTCTACAGATGAGGACTCTCGTATCTTGGTGTATATCTTGAGTGGAGCTCTAACATTTACCACCGTCCTTAATGTCCTTCTGGTTTTCTTGCTTTGCACGATGAACAAGAGAAACCGCTGTGAAGTCACAggtattgtaaaaaaatattctgtGTGGCTGACAGTGTGTGCGCACTTCACACGGTCTTATAGTGTgagcacttttctttctttttcagagTCTAATGCAAGATGTTCAGCTCCCTCCACACCAAATGCAGAGGTAAGGTAACTGTTAGTTTAGTGTTAAAACCATCCCTATTCAGGACACAGTTGTATTGTCTATGCAGTTCAATTTTGTGGTTTATCATTTCTCGTTAGGATGAACAAAACGAATCAAACGTCCAACATGCGGCAGTAAGAGACGAGATCAGCAGATCTAGCAGACAAAGGAACAACCGTGAGATTGAATGCACATACTCAACTATAAAGCCATAGGAGTGTATGTACTTCAAAGGGGTACCAAGCAGACACTGAGGTCATTTTATCACTGTGTCTTTCTTGTGACTACGTGTTGAAGCAGAAACTGTTGCTCCTTTCTGTAAAGATGTGTTGATTCAACCTGTTACTTTAGGGCTTTGCTACGGCATCCGTTCACACtgatttaactgtatttaacaGGAAAAAGTTACATTTCCATCAAACTCACAAATAGCTAAATTATTCTTGTTCATGCTTGTATGTGAGAGATAACTGTTTGAATCCAAGATGTTTtatgaaggaaaggaaaaaactgCAAGCAAAGTTTAAACGTCGAGAGGAGAGTTAGAAGACTAAAATCAAATTCtactatttttttgtgtgtgctgaGAAACAGTCAGTAACGCCCAACAACAAATCATGCCACTGATATTTATACTTACTCATATGTACTTTCAGATGTGCCttgttttggatttgttttgtttcgttgttgtgtttgtgtaacgTGGAGAAGTCGCACCGAGTCTCTAAACTAAACTTATATCATGATGGTAATTGTtggaaaatgtgttcaaaaaccacacacatacacaaacattcCAGACCAGCCGATGTTTTGTTATGATGTCAAAATCCTTTTGGACACAATGTTATGAGTGAACATGAAGTACTAACAATTTCAAGTTTGATGTAATAACTTCATTGTATTTTGTGCAATGGTAATAAACACAAATGATGAATAGTCAAGATATTCTGCCTGTGAGCCTACTCTTTTGCTTTCACACATTGAGGAGGTTGTCTATATGAATACATCCATGAATATGAACGTCAACTTTAAACTCATGTGTGTACCATGTACGGTCAGTCAATGGGCTATAGTACGTTTTATTTAAAGAGGAAATAATAAAATGCTTTCACACATTTATTGTTCAGGCTTGTTCTTCTGTACAAATAAGACAGTTATTACGTAGGGAGAGAGTTTTTTTGAGATCACAGAGATCCGTTATGACGTCGCGATGACGTCGTGTACGCACCATCGATGCTGAAGGCAGAAGAACACGTTACGTGATGAACACCACACACTGCAGCCGAGCATCCACTGTCTCTCACACGGTCTCACACACGGTCTCACACATGGTCTCACACACTTTATCTCAtacagtctcacacactgtctctcacactgtacagtgttgcgatgcagagaacgTCTGGAAAGCTTCTGCATGTCGTTTACTGCTTCAATTTTCTGATAATGATTAATAGATACATACTGATTCTATacacagattcacacacacacatagtaaaACACCTAGTTCCATGTGGTAATTTATGCATACATGTACATACGATGCAGCCATTTTcacagagttaaattgactctgtgagattctattttaactctaagctgatgtttatattgtcccaatcttgtcagtgttaaatcaacactcaacacagTGTTAACAATGTGAtaagtataaaaaataaatctgctcattgttaaatatattacatgtcaATCAGAttgacacaggaaaaactcccccaaaaatgaaaaagcattcaatagggagaataaagggaagaaacctttagagagaaagaggaaaaaagtttTGGTCCCTATTATGTAATGCAACAACTCAAATATTATAGTGGTTTTGAAGTGTTGTAGCTATAAACTGTCATCTATCAGCCAGTCAGCATCTGTTAAATTTGAATAACTCAGGAAACCACTGCAAACGACTTGGTATTAACGTCATGAGTTCTCTCTAAGGTCTGcggtgctgagggggggggggggggttaatgctcTGAAAGTTTCCACATTTCTAACCACATCTGCAATACTACATCAACTACTTCAAAGctataataatattaaacttTATTTAACAGCATCAGGCTTTCGAGCcgcaaaataacaaataacaagtCAAGTGACAAAGCTCTGTAGAGTAAGGAGAATGTGAAGGAAAGTTGTTATATATGACAAGGGAGGGACTGAGTTGTGGATCATACTTAGAGCAAAATGCAGTTAGAAAGCTTTTCACTGAGGGTTTGCGTacaacaaaagaagaatggcaaagGTTTCTGACACTGCTGATCCTCCTCTGAAGGAAGCAAATAAATAAGGCAATTACAAATGTTTGACCTTGACCTTTAGGCTTTTCTTTGTATCTCTGTCAGTGCAGCAGTAGTTTTCAGTAATTGTTATGATCAAAATTGACTTAACCTTAACAAAGAACTTAATTTAGCACTCCAATGTCACCctccaataaaacattacatacctgggttttatttttcaaaaaaatgtacaataccaAGATACAGAGCCAATGCTTCTACATACAtttctctcaccatggaaaTCTTTTCAAGTTAACTTTACTCTATAAAGAGAGCGCGTTTCCTCAGCAGGACGTACAGCACAGAGTCACATGGGGTTGGCCAATCAAACACAGTCTGTCTCTGAATAGTGGAAAatgtcacgacgcagggtccgagggcagggagggaggactcaaacgcagagttgatgaaaaataaaagggctttaatagtcaaaactcaaaatcaaaatcgctcccaccaaaaaggggaggaaggaggagaaaacaaaaccaacaaacaaaacagggacctggacttgaaaacacaaacttgacttacgtgacacatgaacggtcgacatgtaatgacgccacaccagacaagggactcacagggcttaaatacacaagggaggtgcaggtgattgaacacaggtggaaacgatcaagcacggcagacaatcacaagggaagacaggacaaggcaggaagtgaagttacccaggaacaccagagacatgaaaactacaaaataagacagcagacccaaaccgtgacagaacccccccctcaaggaccgaattccagacggtcctaaaggggggcagaaccatgaaaatcagacaaggggcgggagggtggggacccgacagctatggtccggcggcctgccggggcggcggccgggcgtggggtgctctgggggtctgccgggtcggcggccgggcctcagggtctcggggggtctgccgggtcggcggccgggcctcagggtctcggggggtctgccgggtcggcggccgggcctcagggtctcggggggtctgccgggtcggcggccgggcctcagggtctcggggggtctgccgggtcggcggccgggcctcagggtctcggggggtctgccgggtcggcggccgggcctcagggtctcggggggcgccgagctgtgcggctccggcgtcgtcgtggcgtggggcgcagagctgtgcggctccggcgtcgtcgtggcgtggggcgcagagctgtgcggctccggcgttgtcgtcgtcgtcgtggccgggggcgccgacccaacccctgaccccacccccccttcaaggaccgacttccaggcggtcccaagagggtgggagggaggggtcatggtcgggggccgtggggacggggctggaggggtcatggtcgggggccgtggggacggggctggaggggtcatggtcgggggccgtggggacgggcctggaggggtcatggtcgggggccgtggggacggggctggagactggagtcttggggccggaacgggcggagactggagtcttggggccggaacgggcggagactggagtcttggggccggaacgggcggagactggagtcttggggccggaacgggcggagactggagtctgggggccggaacgggcggagactggagtctgggggccggaacgggcggaggcgaggctctgggggccggaacgggaggaggcgaggctctgggggccggaacgggaggaggcgaggctctgggggccggaacgggaggaggcgaggctctgggggccggaacgggaggaggcgaggctctgggggccggaacgggaggaggcgaggctctgggggccggaacgggaggaggcgaggctctgggggccggaacgggaggaggcgaggctctgggggccggaacgggaggaggcgaggctctgggggccggaacgggaggaggcgaggctctgggggccggaacgggaggaggcgaggctctgggggccggaacgggcgggggtcttggggctgggggcgtgggtcttggagctgggggcgtgggtcttggagctgggggcgtgggtcttggagctgggggcgtgggtcttggagctgggggcgtgggtcttggagctgggggcgtgggtcttggggccggttcgggcggagacgggcgtggttggcgccgtcgctgccgccgaatgcggaggtccagggcgtgggggtcgtacctggcctggaggcgggcggccagctccagcacctgtttccagcgtgcgctgaggactggcggctggacgctggcctccatcggcgaggcccaacctgggtctggagagcggcgagggcggtgaccggggcgctgcctggagcctgctttcgagccagggttggcgttgcgccgggcagccagctgcgtgccgtgtgggtccccaaatgccaggcgagttcccaaaaacggatttcttgggtcaaaccctgctgagtccttaggtggtggcgtcattctgtcacggcgcagggtccgagggcagggagggaggactcaaacgcagagttgatgaaaaataaaagggctttaatagtcaaaactcaaaatcaaaatcgctcccaccaaaaaggggaggaaggaggagaaaacaaaaccaacaaacaaaacagggacctggacttgaaaacacaaacttgacttacgtgacacatgaacggtcgacatgtaatgacgccacaccagacaagggactcacagggcttaaatacacaagggaggtgcaggtgattgaacacaggtggaaacgatcaagcacggcagacaatcacaagggaagacaggacaaggcaggaagtgaagttacccaggaacaccagagacatgaaaactacaaaataagacagcagacccaaaccgtgacagaaaaaGTATTGAGATTCTCTTCATTCAACACAAGAATTTGAACATGATGACATCTACAAGGTTTGCTGTCTATGTGACATGGTTGttcttgtgtgtatatatatatatatataatatatatatatatgtatatttaaccTGAGAACATTGTTATGTCTCTATACTGAAGCTTGAAAAGACAACTGTCTGATATCATGATATCAAGAAAGGATgctaaaaacatgtttatatttgataaaaaaaactttttttttgtttaagttgttttaatcatatatatatatatatatatatatataatttttgaACAAATTGCGCAATACACTAATTTGAATGAATAGGTGTCAGTGATCATGTGATCGTGTTTCCTGAGTAGGATGTACTGTCACTTTTTGTTGGCCAATCAAACACAGTCTTGTGAGTGAACAATTTAGAAGGATGAAGATTGTTCTCATTCAACACAATCATTTCGACACGATGACATCTCCAAAATGTATCTTCTACCTGACATGTTTGTTCTTGGGGAAAATGGGTGAGTTGTTTCTTGTGACTACAGTTTGAATCTTTTATAGCGTGTGGCCACTCCTGATGGCACTGCTTCAAATGTGTTGATTCATAGGATCACAAAATGTAATCTGTTCTTCTCTTGTATCGCTTCAGTTCAGACGGCCGACCTGgattcctcctcatctgttcatCAAGGGAATAGTTTTCTATCAGTTCAAACTGGGGAAAACTTGacgttgaaatgtttttatgaaACCAGTACAATAGCAAAGCTTCACTGGTTTAAACACACTCTCGGACAGGAACCAAGGCTCATTTCAACCTACTTCAGGTTCACAAAAGCAACTTTTTATGCTGAATTCCAAAATTCACGCTTCACATTGAATAATGAAACGGATTGGAATCACTTGACGATAACAGATCTGCACATTAATGACTCAGCTACTTACTACTGTGTGAGcagcaatacacacacatttgatttcTTGACGACAACTACTGTCAGTGTACAGGGTTCTAGTACAAACATCCTAACTTTAGTTCATCAGTCACCATCAGAGACCATCCAGCCAGGAGGCTCTGTGACTCTGAACTGTACAGTACAAACTGGGACCTGTGATGGACAACACAGTGTTTACTGGTTCAAAGACTCTGAAGAATCTCATCCAGCACTCATTTACACTGATGGAGGCAGCACTGATCAGTGTGAGAGgaaacccaacacacaaacacacacctgtgactaCAACCTGCCGATGGAGAGCCTGAATCCGTCTCATGCTGGGACCTActactgtgctgttgcctcgt
This sequence is a window from Pungitius pungitius chromosome 1, fPunPun2.1, whole genome shotgun sequence. Protein-coding genes within it:
- the LOC134133161 gene encoding immunoglobulin gamma-1 heavy chain-like, with the protein product MVQMTNLDSSSSVHQGQSFLSVQTGENLTLKCFHEAGSSAKLHWFKHTLGQEPRLISTYSRLTKATFYAEFQNSRFTLNNETDWIHLTITDLHINDSATYYCVSSNTHTIDFLTTTTVSVQGSSTNILTLVHQSSETIQPGGSVTLNCTVQTGTCDGQHSVYWFKDSEESHPALIYTDGGSTDQCERKPNTQTHTCDYNLPMESLNPSHAGTYYCAVASCGHILFGNRTKLDFEG
- the LOC119222257 gene encoding uncharacterized protein LOC119222257, coding for MTSPTFIFHLTCLFLWKMVHTTNLDSSSSVHQGQSFLSVQTGKNLTLKCFQEAGSAARLHWFKHTLGQKPSLISSYLRFTKGTAKFQKSRFTLDTENDRNHLTITDLHINDSATYYCVSSNTHTIDFLTTTTVSVQGSSTNILTLVHQSPSETIQPGGSVTLNCTVQTGTCDGQHSVYWFKDSEESHPALIYTDGGSSDQCERKPNTQTHTCDYNLPMENLNPSHAGTYYCAVASCGHILFGNRTKLDFEDEDSRILVYILSGALTFTTVLNVLLVFLLCTMNKRNRCEVTGIVKKYSVWLTVCAHFTRSYSVSTFLSFSESNARCSAPSTPNAEDEQNESNVQHAAVRDEISRSSRQRNNREIECTYSTIKP
- the LOC119222562 gene encoding uncharacterized protein LOC119222562, which gives rise to MTSPKCIFYLTCLFLGKMVQTADLDSSSSVHQGNSFLSVQTGENLTLKCFYETSTIAKLHWFKHTLGQEPRLISTYFRFTKATFYAEFQNSRFTLNNETDWNHLTITDLHINDSATYYCVSSNTHTFDFLTTTTVSVQGSSTNILTLVHQSPSETIQPGGSVTLNCTVQTGTCDGQHSVYWFKDSEESHPALIYTDGGSTDQCERKPNTQTHTCDYNLPMESLNPSHAGTYYCAVASCGHILFGNRTKLDFEDEDSRILVYFLSGALAFTTIVTVFLVFLLCTMNKRNRCEVTESHARCSAPSTLNAEVR